One genomic region from Nilaparvata lugens isolate BPH chromosome 3, ASM1435652v1, whole genome shotgun sequence encodes:
- the LOC111046396 gene encoding troponin I isoform X10 — protein MADDEAKKAKQAEIDRKRAEVRKRMEEASKAKKAKKGFMTPDRKKKLRLLLRKKAAEELKKEQERKAAERRRIIEERCGKAVDLDDGSEEKVKATLKTYHDRIGKLEDEKFDLEYIVKKKDFEIADLNSQVNDLRGKFVKPTLKKVSKYENKFAKLQKKAAEFNFRNQLKVVKKKEFTLEEEDKEKKGIVDWSKKDEKKVEA, from the exons GCAAAGAAGGCAAAGCAGGCGGAAATCGACCGCAAGAGAGCCGAGGTCCGCAAGCGGATGGAGGAAGCCTCCAAGGCCAAGAAGGCCAAGAAAGGTTTCATGACCCCTGACAGAAAGAAGAAGCTCAGG TTGTTGCTGAGGAAAAAGGCTGCTGAGGAATTGAAGAAGGAACAGGAGAGGAAAGCCGCGGAAAGGAGAAGGATCATCGAGGAGAGGTGTGGCAAGGCTGTTGATCTCGATGACGGAAGTGAAG AGAAAGTCAAGGCAACTTTAAAAACCTATCACGACAGAATTGGAAAATTGGAGGATGAAAAATTTGACCTggaatatattgtaaaaaagaaAGACTTCGAG ATCGCTGACCTCAACAGCCAGGTGAATGACCTCCGTGGTAAATT TGTCAAGCCAACCTTGAAAAAAGTCTCCAAATATGAGAACAAATTCGCCAAGCTCCAGAAGAAAGCAGCTGAATTCAATTTCAGAAATCAGCTCAAAGTTGTCAAGAAGAAGGAATTCACcttggaagaagaagacaaggag AAAAAGGGAATCGTCGATTGGTCAAAGAAGGACGAGAAGAAGGTAGAAGCATGA
- the LOC111046396 gene encoding troponin I isoform X11, which translates to MADDEAKKAKQAEIDRKRAEVRKRMEEASKAKKAKKGFMTPDRKKKLRLLLRKKAAEELKKEQERKAAERRRIIEERCGKAVDLDDGSEEKVKATLKTYHDRIGKLEDEKFDLEYIVKKKDFEIADLNSQVNDLRGKFVKPTLKKVSKYENKFAKLQKKAAEFNFRNQLKVVKKKEFTLEEEDKEPKKSEKAEWQKK; encoded by the exons GCAAAGAAGGCAAAGCAGGCGGAAATCGACCGCAAGAGAGCCGAGGTCCGCAAGCGGATGGAGGAAGCCTCCAAGGCCAAGAAGGCCAAGAAAGGTTTCATGACCCCTGACAGAAAGAAGAAGCTCAGG TTGTTGCTGAGGAAAAAGGCTGCTGAGGAATTGAAGAAGGAACAGGAGAGGAAAGCCGCGGAAAGGAGAAGGATCATCGAGGAGAGGTGTGGCAAGGCTGTTGATCTCGATGACGGAAGTGAAG AGAAAGTCAAGGCAACTTTAAAAACCTATCACGACAGAATTGGAAAATTGGAGGATGAAAAATTTGACCTggaatatattgtaaaaaagaaAGACTTCGAG ATCGCTGACCTCAACAGCCAGGTGAATGACCTCCGTGGTAAATT TGTCAAGCCAACCTTGAAAAAAGTCTCCAAATATGAGAACAAATTCGCCAAGCTCCAGAAGAAAGCAGCTGAATTCAATTTCAGAAATCAGCTCAAAGTTGTCAAGAAGAAGGAATTCACcttggaagaagaagacaaggag CCGAAGAAATCGGAGAAAGCCGAATGGCAGAAGAAATGA
- the LOC111046396 gene encoding troponin I isoform X12, with amino-acid sequence MADDEAKKAKQAEIDRKRAEVRKRMEEASKAKKAKKGFMTPDRKKKLRLLLRKKAAEELKKEQERKAAERRRIIEERCGKAVDLDDGSEEDLREIVEEYFQRMYQCESQKWDLEYEVRKRDYEIADLNSQVNDLRGKFVKPTLKKVSKYENKFAKLQKKAAEFNFRNQLKVVKKKEFTLEEEDKEPKKSEKAEWQKK; translated from the exons GCAAAGAAGGCAAAGCAGGCGGAAATCGACCGCAAGAGAGCCGAGGTCCGCAAGCGGATGGAGGAAGCCTCCAAGGCCAAGAAGGCCAAGAAAGGTTTCATGACCCCTGACAGAAAGAAGAAGCTCAGG TTGTTGCTGAGGAAAAAGGCTGCTGAGGAATTGAAGAAGGAACAGGAGAGGAAAGCCGCGGAAAGGAGAAGGATCATCGAGGAGAGGTGTGGCAAGGCTGTTGATCTCGATGACGGAAGTGAAG AGGACCTGAGGGAAATTGTGGAGGAATACTTTCAACGTATGTACCAATGCGAAAGTCAAAAATGGGATTTGGAATATGAAGTTCGAAAAAGAGATTATGAG ATCGCTGACCTCAACAGCCAGGTGAATGACCTCCGTGGTAAATT TGTCAAGCCAACCTTGAAAAAAGTCTCCAAATATGAGAACAAATTCGCCAAGCTCCAGAAGAAAGCAGCTGAATTCAATTTCAGAAATCAGCTCAAAGTTGTCAAGAAGAAGGAATTCACcttggaagaagaagacaaggag CCGAAGAAATCGGAGAAAGCCGAATGGCAGAAGAAATGA
- the LOC111046396 gene encoding troponin I isoform X13, with protein sequence MADDEAKKAKQAEIDRKRAEVRKRMEEASKAKKAKKGFMTPDRKKKLRLLLRKKAAEELKKEQERKAAERRRIIEERCGKAVDLDDGSEELIKKTLEHYHERIIGLESDKVDLEQVQKEKAERIADLNSQVNDLRGKFVKPTLKKVSKYENKFAKLQKKAAEFNFRNQLKVVKKKEFTLEEEDKEPKKSEKAEWQKK encoded by the exons GCAAAGAAGGCAAAGCAGGCGGAAATCGACCGCAAGAGAGCCGAGGTCCGCAAGCGGATGGAGGAAGCCTCCAAGGCCAAGAAGGCCAAGAAAGGTTTCATGACCCCTGACAGAAAGAAGAAGCTCAGG TTGTTGCTGAGGAAAAAGGCTGCTGAGGAATTGAAGAAGGAACAGGAGAGGAAAGCCGCGGAAAGGAGAAGGATCATCGAGGAGAGGTGTGGCAAGGCTGTTGATCTCGATGACGGAAGTGAAG aattaataaaaaagacACTCGAGCATTATCATGAACGAATAATTGGTTTGGAAAGTGATAAGGTCGACTTGGAGCAAGTTCAAAAAGAAAAGGCAGAAAGG ATCGCTGACCTCAACAGCCAGGTGAATGACCTCCGTGGTAAATT TGTCAAGCCAACCTTGAAAAAAGTCTCCAAATATGAGAACAAATTCGCCAAGCTCCAGAAGAAAGCAGCTGAATTCAATTTCAGAAATCAGCTCAAAGTTGTCAAGAAGAAGGAATTCACcttggaagaagaagacaaggag CCGAAGAAATCGGAGAAAGCCGAATGGCAGAAGAAATGA
- the LOC111046396 gene encoding troponin I isoform X9, which produces MADDEKRRIDEAKKAKQAEIDRKRAEVRKRMEEASKAKKAKKGFMTPDRKKKLRLLLRKKAAEELKKEQERKAAERRRIIEERCGKAVDLDDGSEEKVKATLKTYHDRIGKLEDEKFDLEYIVKKKDFEIADLNSQVNDLRGKFVKPTLKKVSKYENKFAKLQKKAAEFNFRNQLKVVKKKEFTLEEEDKEPKKSEKAEWQKK; this is translated from the exons AAAAGACGAATTGATGAG GCAAAGAAGGCAAAGCAGGCGGAAATCGACCGCAAGAGAGCCGAGGTCCGCAAGCGGATGGAGGAAGCCTCCAAGGCCAAGAAGGCCAAGAAAGGTTTCATGACCCCTGACAGAAAGAAGAAGCTCAGG TTGTTGCTGAGGAAAAAGGCTGCTGAGGAATTGAAGAAGGAACAGGAGAGGAAAGCCGCGGAAAGGAGAAGGATCATCGAGGAGAGGTGTGGCAAGGCTGTTGATCTCGATGACGGAAGTGAAG AGAAAGTCAAGGCAACTTTAAAAACCTATCACGACAGAATTGGAAAATTGGAGGATGAAAAATTTGACCTggaatatattgtaaaaaagaaAGACTTCGAG ATCGCTGACCTCAACAGCCAGGTGAATGACCTCCGTGGTAAATT TGTCAAGCCAACCTTGAAAAAAGTCTCCAAATATGAGAACAAATTCGCCAAGCTCCAGAAGAAAGCAGCTGAATTCAATTTCAGAAATCAGCTCAAAGTTGTCAAGAAGAAGGAATTCACcttggaagaagaagacaaggag CCGAAGAAATCGGAGAAAGCCGAATGGCAGAAGAAATGA